In one window of Posidoniimonas corsicana DNA:
- a CDS encoding sulfatase has translation MTFVHESTWRRVLLGTLVCFVCLYTKVADAAPKKNVVLILADDLGWSDTTLFGTTDFYRTPHIQRLAERGMTFSRYYSSSPLCSPTRASIMTGQSPARHGITSPCCHLPAVRLHAAETRTAPPNQRTTVPASASRLGKQYDTLAEVLRDNGYQTGHFGKWHLGRQPFSPLEHGFSVDVPHHPGPGPAGSYVAPWKFKDFDADPDIPDEHIEDRMAKEAVAFLEQHREEPFFLNYWMFSVHAPFDAKRNLVEQYRERLDPSGQQRSPTYAAMVESMDDAVGTLVDALDRLHLSDNTIIVFASDNGGNMYNEVDGVAATNNAPLRGGKATVYEGGIRGPAIVVDSGSVERRSSSTEFFQSSDIYPTLLEMLSIDARPAQVIDGVSIVPALSGGYLQRDAVFTYFPHSPRVPDWLPPSISVHQGDWKLIRIFHGAEGGGHRYKLFNLNEDLGEERNVADEHPERVRQLDALIEEFLVDTGAARPLPDPKFDSSKYRPELEGRAKVRGGATTPRRQQRRP, from the coding sequence ATGACGTTTGTCCACGAGTCGACCTGGCGCCGCGTGCTGCTCGGCACCTTGGTGTGCTTCGTCTGCCTGTACACAAAGGTGGCGGATGCCGCCCCCAAGAAGAACGTGGTCCTCATCCTGGCGGACGATCTTGGTTGGAGCGACACCACGCTGTTTGGCACAACCGACTTCTACCGCACGCCGCACATCCAGCGGCTTGCCGAGCGGGGGATGACGTTCTCTCGATATTATTCGTCGAGCCCCCTCTGCTCGCCGACGCGGGCGAGCATCATGACGGGCCAGAGCCCGGCCCGGCACGGGATCACCTCTCCCTGTTGCCACCTGCCGGCCGTCCGGCTTCACGCTGCTGAGACGCGCACCGCGCCGCCCAACCAGCGAACGACCGTCCCCGCATCGGCGTCGCGCCTTGGCAAGCAGTACGACACTCTTGCGGAGGTGCTCCGCGACAACGGCTATCAGACCGGCCACTTCGGCAAGTGGCACCTGGGCCGTCAGCCCTTTTCTCCCCTCGAGCACGGCTTCTCAGTTGACGTTCCGCACCACCCCGGCCCTGGACCCGCGGGTAGCTATGTAGCGCCCTGGAAGTTCAAGGACTTTGATGCCGACCCGGATATTCCGGACGAACACATTGAGGATCGTATGGCCAAGGAGGCGGTCGCCTTCTTGGAGCAGCATCGAGAGGAGCCGTTCTTCCTCAACTACTGGATGTTTAGCGTCCACGCGCCCTTTGACGCCAAGAGGAACCTCGTCGAGCAGTATCGAGAGAGGTTGGATCCCAGCGGTCAGCAGCGGAGCCCGACCTACGCGGCGATGGTTGAGAGCATGGACGACGCCGTCGGAACGCTCGTCGACGCGCTAGATCGGCTACACCTCTCCGACAACACGATCATTGTCTTCGCGTCCGACAACGGCGGGAACATGTACAACGAGGTCGATGGCGTAGCCGCCACCAACAACGCGCCGCTTCGTGGTGGGAAAGCCACGGTTTATGAAGGAGGAATCCGCGGGCCAGCTATCGTCGTAGACTCCGGGTCGGTTGAGCGCCGTTCCAGTAGCACCGAGTTCTTTCAGAGCAGCGACATCTATCCAACCCTTCTGGAGATGCTCTCCATCGATGCCCGTCCGGCGCAGGTGATTGATGGCGTCAGTATCGTGCCGGCGTTAAGTGGCGGTTATCTGCAACGTGACGCTGTTTTCACCTACTTCCCCCACTCTCCTCGCGTTCCCGATTGGCTCCCCCCGTCAATCAGCGTGCACCAAGGAGATTGGAAGCTGATTCGCATCTTCCACGGGGCCGAGGGCGGCGGCCACCGCTACAAGCTGTTCAATCTCAACGAAGACCTCGGCGAGGAGCGTAACGTCGCGGATGAGCACCCGGAGAGAGTTCGCCAACTAGATGCTCTAATCGAGGAGTTCTTAGTCGACACTGGCGCCGCGCGACCTCTTCCCGACCCGAAGTTTGACTCATCAAAATACCGCCCCGAGCTAGAGGGGCGCGCAAAGGTGCGCGGCGGAGCAACGACTCCTCGCAGGCAACAGAGACGACCCTAG
- a CDS encoding sigma-70 family RNA polymerase sigma factor, whose amino-acid sequence MGELDITCDPERYELFVKLLLEHESRVRAFLRGLLPSWPDVEEVMQEASLVAWRKFSDFEQGTAFGGWFLTIARYEAMVYRRRLARSPLVFSDDLWGVLASEAEQADLDEVRQQKLEKCLQSMDARNRDLLMQVYSPGAVMREIAKTTGKSEQAFYKVVQRLRAALLRCVNRAIAMEGCDV is encoded by the coding sequence ATGGGAGAACTAGACATCACCTGCGATCCCGAGCGGTACGAGCTATTCGTAAAGCTCTTGCTAGAGCACGAATCCCGCGTGCGGGCGTTCCTCCGCGGCCTGCTGCCGTCATGGCCAGATGTCGAGGAGGTCATGCAAGAGGCAAGTCTCGTCGCGTGGCGGAAGTTCTCGGACTTTGAGCAAGGCACCGCATTCGGGGGCTGGTTTCTTACGATAGCCAGGTACGAGGCCATGGTGTACCGGCGCCGCCTAGCCAGGTCGCCGCTGGTATTTTCAGACGACCTGTGGGGTGTCTTGGCCTCCGAGGCCGAACAGGCTGACTTGGATGAAGTCCGTCAGCAGAAACTCGAAAAGTGCTTGCAATCGATGGATGCCCGAAACCGGGATCTGCTAATGCAGGTCTACTCGCCGGGCGCCGTTATGCGCGAGATTGCCAAGACGACCGGTAAGAGCGAGCAGGCGTTTTACAAGGTCGTGCAGCGCCTGCGGGCGGCTCTGTTGAGGTGCGTCAATCGGGCCATTGCCATGGAGGGCTGCGATGTCTGA
- a CDS encoding FecR domain-containing protein, which yields MTRGVARVSVGFGAEIVAAAPCSMTFVSASRVRLHSGKVAVDVAPWAKGFTVVTEDMDVVDLGTTFTVSANPGMTTEATVLKGMVRVNTPGAGGGRRRGVLLTEGQQVSSDPTRGGLDTIRPDDIVRILGGLDFGAKGAYRPVALNNTGVGLAEGDEDLHWRIIAGPEGAFEGPQYATVCVPHRQYMANDPASSQWVSIVDWQSAAPHSVYTFATEFDLQNYDLSTMQLFGRFLADNGVAEVRVNGKEVPVQSWVDNVGGQLFRDPQFRFVNVTDGLVRGRNVIEIDVRNGFMRGKTADISRNVPNPMALRVEWYAFGRQERIAGMPHYAPQRLMK from the coding sequence ATGACCCGCGGAGTTGCTCGCGTCAGCGTCGGCTTCGGGGCAGAGATTGTCGCCGCAGCGCCCTGCTCAATGACATTTGTTTCCGCTAGCCGTGTCCGCCTGCACAGCGGCAAGGTCGCGGTTGACGTCGCCCCGTGGGCGAAGGGGTTCACGGTGGTGACCGAGGACATGGATGTTGTGGACCTCGGAACGACCTTCACCGTCTCCGCAAACCCCGGCATGACGACGGAGGCGACCGTCCTGAAGGGGATGGTGCGAGTAAACACCCCTGGCGCCGGTGGCGGTCGACGGCGAGGGGTGCTGCTCACCGAGGGGCAGCAGGTCTCGAGCGACCCGACGAGAGGCGGGCTTGACACCATTAGGCCGGACGACATTGTCCGAATCCTTGGCGGCCTGGACTTCGGCGCCAAGGGCGCCTACCGCCCGGTCGCGCTCAACAACACAGGAGTTGGCCTAGCCGAAGGGGACGAGGACCTGCACTGGAGGATAATCGCGGGCCCCGAGGGCGCGTTCGAAGGGCCTCAGTACGCTACGGTTTGCGTCCCGCATCGACAGTATATGGCGAACGACCCCGCTTCCTCGCAGTGGGTCTCGATAGTTGATTGGCAATCGGCCGCACCGCACTCGGTCTACACGTTCGCAACCGAGTTCGACTTGCAGAACTACGATCTCTCCACCATGCAGCTCTTCGGACGGTTCCTGGCTGACAACGGCGTAGCCGAGGTGCGTGTTAACGGCAAGGAGGTTCCGGTTCAATCGTGGGTGGACAACGTGGGGGGGCAGCTGTTTCGCGACCCTCAGTTTCGATTCGTCAACGTTACCGACGGTCTCGTTCGCGGGCGAAATGTGATCGAGATCGATGTGCGGAACGGGTTCATGCGTGGGAAGACAGCCGACATTTCTAGGAATGTCCCGAATCCAATGGCGCTCCGCGTTGAGTGGTACGCGTTCGGGCGTCAAGAACGAATCGCGGGTATGCCGCATTACGCACCGCAGAGGCTGATGAAATGA
- a CDS encoding alpha-L-rhamnosidase-related protein: protein MARSKAPNRIVALLLCFAPVLAGSIDQAQSQSVALRTSSSNGGAAVPASRSICLERQRPNSIVRHGSGSLLIDFGRVAFGNLELSASREIEGALTVRFGEKLEDQLVDRNPPGTVRYSEVQAKLTPGAIEIVAPEADRRNTQQGSHNAATGQVVPPAVLTPPEWGVLTPFRWVEIEGDIEAIEIDALTRRVSFPKNWDADAAYFSCSDTTINRVWDLCRYSIKATLFTGIYVDGDRERIPYEADAYLNQISDYYVNGDPTAARQTFEWLVKHPTWPTEWAPHLIFMAYADWMHNGDAEWVRNNYVILKPKALSKRLGSTGLVHSNKKQIDWNDIIDWPPSERDGYVRSEVNTVVNSFHLAAIEKLAVLADVAGAHADAEHYRQRFVEGKEAFLLELFDNEECLFRDGIHVDHTSQHANFFPLAFGLVPMQHRRGVTDWVANRGMRCSVYAAQYLLEGLFENGAGEAAVAMMVAPGGRSWRTMLDADATITWEAWSETVKPNLDWNHAWGAAPANLLPRYVLGVQSGAPGWKHVIIRPNLSGLSYAHGKVPTPHGAILVDWKHDETLRLELRLPEGVTASVMAPTAPGARGVSINDNVVEADLVDGYWILSDELQGGAAYDVQVIAGP from the coding sequence GTGGCTCGTTCCAAGGCGCCGAACCGAATCGTGGCATTGCTCTTGTGCTTCGCACCCGTGCTCGCGGGCTCCATCGATCAGGCGCAGAGCCAGTCTGTCGCGCTGCGAACTAGTTCAAGCAACGGCGGCGCCGCCGTTCCTGCTAGCAGGTCTATCTGCCTTGAACGACAGCGTCCGAATTCAATCGTTCGCCATGGCTCGGGTTCACTCTTGATCGACTTTGGGCGCGTTGCTTTTGGCAACCTCGAACTGTCGGCGTCCCGGGAAATCGAGGGCGCGTTGACCGTACGGTTCGGAGAGAAGCTCGAAGATCAGCTGGTGGACCGCAATCCACCAGGCACGGTCCGATACAGTGAAGTTCAGGCGAAGCTAACTCCGGGGGCCATCGAGATCGTGGCCCCAGAGGCGGATCGTAGGAATACTCAGCAGGGAAGCCACAATGCGGCGACCGGTCAGGTAGTTCCCCCAGCCGTGCTTACCCCGCCCGAATGGGGCGTTCTTACGCCCTTTCGATGGGTGGAGATCGAGGGCGACATCGAGGCGATCGAAATCGACGCCCTAACACGCCGCGTGTCTTTCCCGAAGAATTGGGACGCAGACGCTGCCTACTTCTCATGCTCCGACACGACTATCAACCGAGTTTGGGACCTCTGCCGGTACTCGATCAAGGCGACGCTATTCACCGGCATCTACGTGGATGGAGATCGCGAACGCATTCCCTATGAAGCCGACGCCTATCTGAACCAGATCAGCGACTACTACGTCAACGGCGATCCAACAGCAGCGAGGCAGACGTTTGAATGGTTGGTGAAGCACCCGACTTGGCCAACGGAGTGGGCGCCTCACCTGATCTTCATGGCCTATGCAGACTGGATGCACAACGGCGATGCAGAGTGGGTAAGAAATAACTACGTCATACTGAAACCAAAGGCGCTTTCTAAACGGCTCGGCTCAACCGGGCTAGTGCATAGCAACAAGAAGCAGATAGATTGGAACGACATTATCGATTGGCCACCATCCGAGCGAGACGGCTATGTTCGGTCGGAAGTCAACACCGTTGTCAATTCTTTCCACCTAGCAGCCATCGAAAAGCTCGCCGTCCTTGCTGACGTCGCGGGTGCGCACGCGGACGCAGAGCACTACCGCCAGAGGTTTGTGGAGGGTAAAGAAGCCTTCCTTCTGGAACTCTTCGACAATGAGGAATGCCTGTTCCGTGATGGCATCCACGTAGACCACACGTCGCAGCACGCAAACTTCTTTCCACTTGCGTTTGGTCTCGTTCCCATGCAGCACCGACGGGGTGTAACGGACTGGGTGGCGAATCGCGGCATGCGCTGCTCTGTCTACGCCGCCCAGTACCTGCTTGAGGGGCTGTTCGAGAATGGTGCAGGCGAGGCCGCGGTCGCGATGATGGTAGCGCCGGGCGGTAGGAGCTGGCGCACCATGCTCGACGCCGACGCGACAATCACCTGGGAGGCCTGGAGCGAGACGGTCAAACCAAACCTCGACTGGAATCATGCCTGGGGAGCGGCGCCGGCGAACCTTCTTCCCCGCTACGTGCTGGGAGTTCAGTCGGGAGCGCCGGGGTGGAAGCACGTGATCATTCGCCCCAATCTGAGCGGGCTGTCGTACGCTCACGGCAAGGTGCCGACACCACACGGTGCGATCCTAGTAGACTGGAAGCATGACGAGACCTTGCGGCTGGAGTTGAGGCTCCCCGAAGGAGTAACCGCTTCGGTGATGGCGCCGACGGCGCCGGGCGCCCGAGGTGTTTCCATCAACGATAATGTTGTTGAAGCTGACCTGGTCGACGGATACTGGATTCTCAGCGATGAGCTCCAAGGTGGGGCAGCGTATGATGTCCAGGTGATCGCAGGCCCCTAG
- a CDS encoding sulfatase family protein, whose product MSILVLYADDWRYDTLGVAGNPVVETPVLDELASSGVRFTHNCVTTSICGVSRASLFTGQWMSRHGNRAFRPWKTAWNATYPGALRNSGYFVGHVGKWHNGNIPAGRFDFSRSYYGTHWVRQPGGQRVHVTQKNCDDAIEFLRARPMSKPFCLTVAFFAPHAEDANPAQYLPQPESTELYGRTSVPTPVNATQESFERLPSFIATAKNEGRVRWRWRFDTPAKYQAMMKNYYRLVSEVDAACGRILDELDEQGAASNTLVVFTTDNGYFHGEHGLADKWYPHEESIRVPLIIRDPRMSPRSRGTTTDEITLNVDIAPTILAAAQIDVPESMQGADIGPLYLDDIAPPWREEFFYEHPTLKSTDFIPASEALVRKDWKYIYWPDFDREQLFHLRTDPSEESDVAADPASQAKLQEMRKRFSTLKAAAR is encoded by the coding sequence ATGAGTATCCTCGTCCTCTATGCCGACGACTGGCGGTACGACACGCTGGGCGTTGCCGGCAATCCTGTCGTCGAAACGCCAGTGCTGGATGAGCTAGCAAGCAGCGGCGTTCGGTTCACGCACAACTGCGTAACGACTTCAATCTGTGGCGTCAGTCGCGCGTCGCTCTTCACCGGCCAGTGGATGTCGCGTCACGGCAATCGCGCATTCCGGCCGTGGAAAACGGCCTGGAACGCGACCTACCCGGGAGCCCTGCGGAACAGCGGATACTTCGTCGGGCATGTCGGGAAGTGGCACAACGGCAATATCCCCGCCGGACGGTTTGATTTCTCCCGCTCTTACTACGGGACCCATTGGGTGAGGCAGCCCGGCGGTCAAAGGGTCCACGTCACGCAGAAGAACTGCGACGACGCTATCGAGTTCTTAAGGGCTCGTCCCATGTCTAAGCCGTTCTGCTTGACCGTTGCATTCTTTGCACCACATGCCGAAGACGCCAACCCGGCGCAATACCTGCCGCAGCCTGAGAGCACAGAACTATATGGACGCACATCGGTGCCAACGCCCGTCAACGCAACGCAGGAGTCGTTCGAGCGACTCCCGAGCTTCATCGCGACAGCGAAGAATGAGGGGCGCGTAAGATGGCGGTGGCGGTTTGATACGCCCGCAAAGTACCAAGCGATGATGAAGAACTACTATCGCTTGGTCAGCGAAGTCGACGCCGCCTGTGGGCGGATCCTCGATGAGCTCGACGAGCAGGGAGCCGCCAGCAACACGCTAGTAGTGTTCACGACCGACAACGGCTACTTCCATGGCGAGCACGGTTTGGCGGACAAGTGGTACCCCCATGAGGAGAGCATCCGCGTTCCGCTGATTATTCGCGATCCCAGAATGTCCCCGAGGTCGCGTGGGACGACGACTGACGAGATCACGTTGAATGTCGACATCGCACCGACAATACTGGCGGCCGCCCAGATTGACGTGCCGGAGTCGATGCAGGGTGCCGACATCGGCCCGCTCTACCTCGACGATATCGCGCCGCCTTGGCGAGAAGAGTTCTTCTACGAGCACCCTACCCTGAAGAGCACGGATTTCATTCCGGCGTCCGAGGCGCTCGTCCGCAAGGACTGGAAATACATCTACTGGCCCGACTTTGACCGGGAGCAGTTGTTCCACCTTAGAACGGACCCGTCAGAGGAGAGTGACGTTGCCGCTGACCCCGCCTCTCAAGCCAAACTCCAAGAAATGCGGAAGCGCTTCTCGACGCTGAAAGCGGCCGCTCGTTGA
- a CDS encoding DUF1559 domain-containing protein, translated as MEPKKKHRPAFTLVELLVVIAIIGVLIALLLPAVQAAREAARRMSCSNQLRQIGLACHSYHDTHKRLPTAGGIVEDGTNRATGLSYLGQILPYIEEASLRDLVDDTALWAAPENQRARETPVGLFMCPSTGAELSCNVGPIGGVTDVRENSDLRAHYVGIMGAKTSCPLSSRAQWPESGHTIESCGASGGLADNGVIVFNDKIAFKKVIDGTSKTIMVGEQAWECGPMRTWIVGTLDVNSGPTGANHGYLHNAKNVLWPMNTAYMPKPGEPPTPYQNNDTSLGSQHVGGALVMLTDGSAQFLREDVELDTLKAMCTRGNEETYEPPFS; from the coding sequence ATGGAACCGAAAAAGAAGCATCGTCCAGCGTTCACCCTGGTCGAGCTCCTAGTCGTAATCGCCATCATTGGCGTGCTGATCGCGTTGCTCCTCCCGGCCGTTCAAGCGGCCCGGGAGGCCGCGCGGCGGATGAGTTGCTCGAATCAACTACGCCAGATCGGCCTAGCGTGCCACAGCTACCACGACACCCACAAACGGCTGCCGACCGCCGGCGGCATTGTGGAGGACGGAACCAACCGTGCGACGGGGCTGAGCTACCTGGGGCAGATTCTGCCGTACATCGAAGAGGCCTCGCTCCGCGACCTGGTAGACGACACCGCTCTATGGGCAGCGCCGGAGAATCAGCGTGCCCGCGAAACGCCTGTCGGCCTGTTCATGTGCCCATCCACCGGCGCCGAGCTCTCGTGCAATGTTGGGCCCATCGGCGGCGTGACGGACGTGCGGGAGAACTCCGACCTCCGCGCGCACTACGTTGGCATCATGGGCGCCAAGACGTCCTGCCCGCTCTCTTCCAGGGCCCAATGGCCGGAGTCGGGCCACACCATTGAGAGCTGCGGCGCCAGCGGCGGCCTGGCCGACAACGGCGTGATCGTGTTCAACGACAAAATCGCCTTCAAGAAGGTCATCGACGGCACATCCAAGACAATCATGGTCGGCGAACAAGCCTGGGAGTGCGGACCGATGCGGACCTGGATCGTCGGCACACTCGATGTCAACAGCGGCCCGACCGGCGCCAACCACGGTTACCTCCACAACGCCAAGAACGTGCTATGGCCGATGAACACCGCCTACATGCCAAAGCCGGGCGAACCGCCCACGCCCTATCAGAACAATGACACCAGCCTCGGCAGCCAGCACGTCGGGGGAGCGCTCGTCATGCTGACCGACGGCTCCGCACAATTCCTCCGCGAAGACGTGGAACTTGACACCCTCAAAGCAATGTGCACCCGAGGAAATGAAGAGACCTACGAGCCCCCTTTCAGTTAA